The DNA segment acacactacataccatgtatttgacgcacacacgcatgcatactatttattgtcaaacttttgttcttgatgtccgttgtcaaattgagaatgaattaaatattgttcgtctttgttaatattatttatagtgtagtcttggcgaaatttatgattatagaagtataaaatacaatcataatagtgtacaaacttacaattccaattaattatagtcgaatttcgactactacgggacctctagtctactTAATAAGATATGAAAAAatcacgatatttttttttagataaagaCCAAATTTCTTCAAGTtatagaaaacaaaatatagaaatttaCCCAGTAGTTCTTGGGTGATACATGCACAGTGGCATAActcttataattttatttatacacaacACAAATCTCCATATAATAAATAGCGTTTCAATTCGGTACGTATTCGAGTCAGTACCAGTACTTATATAAAATTGGCGATTTGACTTTTATTAaccaattttattcatttatttatcgtgGAAGTTGTTCGTGACCACGTTTTAGATTCCAATAAcggtttaaattaaaataaaattatgaaaatttattttataaacttcATTAAAAATTCAGTCAGAAGTGACTGTTGATATCGATACGGCTGATTACGGACAGGAATAACTAATTGAATGTTTGTTTCAACCCCGGATAGTGATGTATTTACTATGTTGTACCTAATTTGCGTACGTCAAAACATTGACAATCtcgccagtttttttttgtctggacATCGTAAACACAGGAGACCACGCGGGGCTAATATTGGCGACAGCTCAAatagtgtatttaattttgttcgcCGCACTTCCTCCGTAACTCATGTATAGCCGGGATCTATACGAAAAGGCTTCAAGTGAGGTTCGAATAAGATAGTTAACTAATGTCGCGTATTATGACGTGTACCGTAGAAGTAGTTTGGCTCTCCCTCAAAGCATGTTTCAtttcacggtaggcagcggcttggctctgcccctggcattactgaagtccatgggcgatggtaaccactcaccatcaggtgggctgtatgctcgtctgcctacaaaggcaataaaaaaaaagtgtttgaaTAGAATTTGAAATTAAGTGGCGCAACGGTTACACATCGTGCAATATAGTTAGTTACGTCGGGCACCTCTGCTGACGCAAGTATGCAAAGGCAGATCTTCAACGAACTCAACTACTGAATTGTGGAATTCGCAGACGACGCCATCCACTGGACCGGTGGTTCGATGCCCTTTCCGTTAGATTAAGATAGTAATAAGTTAGTCTTAAGCCAGATTTGGTGTAGAATAAACGTTAGTAAAATACCTTGTTCGTGTGACTTATGCTATGTTGGACAAACTAGGCAGTATTTGAGTAATAGAGTAAAACAACACATTTATGAttgcaaaaatattaatatattaaaggaGAATAAAACAGCATTAGCAACCCACCACTTTGACCAACATCATAATTTTGAGTTTGATAAGATAGAAATCTTGGATAAAGAAATGAATTGGTGGAAACGTAATGTTAGTGAAAtgatctttataaaaactaatgaTACTGTGAACAAACGAACAGACACTaacaatttaagtattttatataatgatatattaaaagagtataaatctaatagaaaaaaataaccttcatttcagatatatttgaatttgatactTAGCGAGGTTggcgctagtataaaatattgtaaagtatAGTCTATGTACTGAAGTTTCAATAGTGGGCTAACCTTTGTCACGCAATTAGCAATTTTATGTGTCGTGTTGGCTTTGTTTCCGGAatcaaaaaatagtaattaaataatttagtggCTTTGTAGATTTGTATTAGTCTCTGATGTCTGAGACAATTGTGCAGTGTATGATAgggattatttaaattcatattatggtaaatatggtagtttagacaattgttgttttttgtatggtaggttatcaattatgtgtaattttcagatgcctgatgaaggtctaataaaagaccgaaacgttgctaaaataataatgtaatttgttataatagtcctatcttgtccacattcctgagatacacgaaaaatattttataataattatgcacgacaatattgataatagttagtaaaatacaattttattttttaaaacgtctTCCGCGTGGCCCGCTACTTGACATCTTAACGACaacttaaaaatcacaacaaaataaaacaacaatcgACAAAAATGTCGACCGAGGACTCGATTATTTTGTTGTACTCAACAATCGAGATTTATTGGATTGTTCCGAATTGATTGACTCGTTTGACGGCCTTCGTGATGCAAGTTCGGTTATTTAAACATCTGGGACTCGTGATCATCTACCTATCGACACGTGACAGAAGATCGATTGACTGAACATTTCGAATTCTCGATCATCAACTTAATGACTCCCGACCCTAAGTTCGAGGTGTTGCAATCATGATTCGTGCCCGACTTCAACTGCTTAGTTAGTTGCCCAAACTTATTGCGAGAAAAAAATCATCGAGAACCATCGAATCTTTCAAAAGAATAGACTTCAAAATGTCGGTTTCGCCGATCGCCCAATTACGATTAATGGATTGGTTTTTATTCggaaaaagtaaattttaagtagctaaaattaaatatatccaTTCTGAAATGAAACTAGCGTGTGAAATGAAAGGTAGAAACCACCGTTGTGACGTTCTTAATTACTTCGACACCGCATTACATCCATGACGTAATCATTCCCATCCCCCGGTCACGACTCTGCTAATGTTGCGTGTAAATGCTTTCGATCATGCGACACTCATCTGTTGCAATTTAAATTGCGACATAATCGGAAACGCAGAACTCTCCTATTTCAATCAATATGTGATTACTAAACAGTGTAGTAAATTATGGGTTAAGTCCCCACAACACTTGCCACAAGCTGTTTTCTTCCGTCACACGAATGTAAATACTATGGGAACTTGGAATAATTGAATGGTTTTTAAGGACGCAGTTTGGCTCTCAGCTCTTGGTAGGGTTTATTGTTATCACGATGTTGATTCATTGATCTAATTTTATAACCAATAagtctcgccgaatcttctcgaTGGAATCAGAATCTATTCAGCGAAgtacagctcttgctagggctagtgttaaaaaattctctcaggttgagctcgtgagtgCTGTATCCGTTTACGCGTAGCTaggatagccccttaggctaccagcgaataggtagataGGCAGcgaaaaaagtataattttactgttctgttaaaaATAGTTTGAATTGATGATGACAGTGATGACGACAGGCTGATGTCAATAGCCGAGTCGCTAGAACCTAGAAATACCTACAGATTAAAAGACATCGACATTATGATAACATTAACATATTACTACATATTACATATTACTGtctatcttgagatatatgAGATTCAAGAcctaatttataatattgattGTACACAGTTGTACTTCGACAGTTTGACACCCCATCGACTCTGGTTCCAATGTCTCACGGTGAGATGGTGAAATCTAATAACAGTATGTGTGTGTTAGCTAATGTATTGTTTATTGTTAGATTACGGTGTCAACTTGTCACTCTCTTCTGCCTTGGTCTCGCATTAGGAAATTTAGTTTGTTTCGATAATGTGAAGCTTCATTCGCCTGACAATTTTCTTCTTAGACACAAGCCATTCCAAACTTCGATacgatggaaaaaaaaaattaaaacacggTATCTATTGTAGCGAGCTgcagtaaaaagaaaaaaataattttctatcGGGTATAAAATAGTAGtgatcaagatttttttttattgtccttataggaagacgagcatacggcccacctgatggtgagtggttactgtcgcccatggacctcagcaatgccagggacagagccaagccgctgcctaccgcaataaCTCCGAACAATAAATCCGACCATTTGAAGGGGATGAAGTTCAATGTTTCCGTTAGATAGATAGTTAGATAGATACTTAGCAAGCTAATAAATTCGTGCTAAATATGTGAATTATCCACGCTTGGAGAACTCATTtcattgtaaaacttattagttGCATTCAATAACAGTTTGATGGTGACGAATTAATGGGTTCGTGTTAACGTCAGCATTATTTCGGTGAACACTCCTAACTTCCGACAAAGCTGTTACGGATAAAACGGGCCTCGCAGATCCGGGCATGTCTACGTCACTGTGCTGTATATGACCTTAATAACGAGCATGCAACACCGGAAACTATATGAGACGGATTAAAAATAAGCTTGCATTTTATGATGATCTTAAACacacttttaaaatatttaatcgtgCTCGAATGTGAACGACTGGATAAAGCAATCGTGTGTTTGGAATTGAATACGAACACTTCATTTCTAGTTAATTTTCGGAACTGTTTATTATTGCTGTCAACAGTAGCCATGTTCGTGGcccttttttttggtcaggagtatatcgccggacttccgtccatttctggggatactgggcggggtatgtcagagtcgaactgactaaaacctcctgtcgctcaacaaccaacgtccaaacctcgcatgagacagaactcatgacaaggcagaggggggaaagtgaagcgtttagtgcggagcacatctctcccatcaccctcactggactggcggtcgtcggcgccacgaccaccagcccaaCATAATAATCATAGAACTGGCTAGACAACATAGGGactatttttttgatatttctgAAACTATGCTAAACGTAAAAATGTATTTGCGAGTGGATCCGCATTATAGGTTTGTAGCCAAAAATATAGGATTGttgcttatttaaaaaatatatttaaaaaaaacagacagaCAATAGAGAAGGGCAAGAAAGAGCAGTGATTAGAAGTGGTCAGCTGCTTCAATAAGTCTCAGCCACAATCAAAACTACTACTGTTCACAGTATATGTAACACATTGTACACAAGTCAAGTGGTTCCAGGTACTAAGTGCTGAATGTATCATAGATCAATGATATTGATACGCGAGTACTTTTCAACTCAAGGCCAATTCCCACAGATGAGTATTGGTGTTGAAAactaaatttcatttatttgataGATTAATGCTATTAAGGGCTTCTACAATAAAGACTGTGACTCCATGTCTGAAAGGGGGTTTAGCAGCCTTGGTGTTGTGATATCTACGGACTCTGGTAAGCAACTAGGCAGTCTTAACAAACACTGAGGCTAGTTAAGTTAATTAATTGTGAGTGTTATTGTAATAGAGTATAACTACATTTTATGGGTATAATTGTTGAGTTTAGAAAAGAGATTAAATTTTCATTCCGCATTTTATGTTTTTAGAAGCATATACATTTTACACATTAACACTGTAATTAATTGCATATTCATTTTGTCTCATATATTTATGCACTATTGTTAATGTTCTATGGCAATTGTGTCATggatgtaataaatattaacaaacaacaATGTCGTTTCTTAATGTTGTATGTAAAATGTctgattgttatttaataaactgTTGCatttagagattttttttagatagtTAAAAGTGTTCTTAATACattgcttaaaataaataagagaCACTTGTTTGTTACTAGAAGATAAATTTTAGTGACTATTTTTGATGTAAATAGGctattaagattttatttattccatCAACAATGGTATGTCGCAAGAGCTATGCCACTGCTGTTGGTATTGGTCACAAATATACATtagatgtatttattattttaatgatatgAAATCTAACTCTTAGGTGAAAGAAATCAACACTTAGgaatataataatttcattgtttcaaTAATTGTCAATAAATTGTCTATCGAGAATGGGAATACTGCAAATATTACTATACCACCACTACCAGTGCTATGTGAAATACCACATAATATACaataaaagctctttatttatGGTGTATAGATTCCATGAATATGCGCAAATACAGAAACCATAAATATGGAAAAGCGCATTTACAAAGGATATTCAGTtgtatacctacatattggaatcACTCTTATCAACGTTTATGtactgatttatttattagatccACAAATAGAGATAAGAATTggattgaattttttaaattcgcAAATAGTGAAAACAAGAATTAAGGAAGCTAAAATAAAGAACTTTTACTATATATTAAAATGGCAGCAAGTAAATCTAATTTTTGGATTTTTTCCCATACTATATGATTTTTGTAAATGCTAATTTTAGATATTTGCTTAACAAAATTTTAACTAAAATGATACTACTGCCCACATGACTTATGCTCATGAATATCAGTAATTCCAAGGGCACAGTCAAATAAATGCTGAACTGCTGAATGATGAGCTGTAATAATGCAATATTTACCTAATATTGCTTTCAATATTAGGTACTTAGGTACTGCTATTGAACTTAAAAAAATCTCTTCTCATAATTTTAGTAATTATCTTTTTTACATTAAGTAAAGGGTCAATttacaattttcatttattgttaaacattgttaaacattttttattttgtgttttttttttaattgttcttttttttataaatagcatTAAAAATAACTAGGTATGATAGTGAGCCTATGTAAATTAGAAAAGTGAGCAAGCCACGAGGATTGCACTGATATCTAAGTCGTGTGAGAAAATACTCATGTTTCCTAATCTAGTTTAATTTGTGTTCTTTCTATTCTTGTAATGCCGGAGGTTTGCAATTAGTAtctattaaagttttattcGAATTTCCTCATAAACTAAAGATATATACGCTAAGGTATTTAACTTCACTCAATCAAAACActagaaatgtgtttttttgtGACTTTACATCAGTTAGAACATGTAAGTACCTACTgaagaattaatttatgaattaaatttaattacttacATTCAAATCTTGGACGTGACAGTACTTCTAATTATTTTTCtgtagaaaatattataaaagctAAAAACGATACTATTCGCGTTATGtataacaaaacaattcaaaaaacaCGCGAGCAAACgaactaaaataatattctttttttcttatgGCAAGCTATGGCAATtggtcaaatatttttttaataagttttattgGCTTGGAAACAAAGTGTTTTAAGCCAGTGCAATTGGTCATTGTGTCAATTATCTATGAATCTGTCCATTAACAGcttcggactttttggcgggaaggcGAGGAGTGAggctgtgtgatttgttttattttgtctatttagtgtttcttcacgtttaaatatgtaataaaggtagtttattaactgtttaatatttgtgaaagtgcacgaatgtggaaaatgaaacaaagccgttacttctcgggattctccaaaaagcccactgaaaaaatctcagtaaatgaccaacaTTTTACTAAGGTTATATTTCATCcaatatcatctcatcttatttctattcatttcatgccatgttttatattaatcaacttcatttcatttcataatatcatatttgataaaaataatatatacaagatagggctgtatggtatgatacctttgcctttcaattcggaaaaataaaactactattacTGACTTATGTCAGGATTAATACCActacatggagttaataagtacctacaacaacTCTATGTACCACtattataatgataaaatataaatcatacaagACTTGGCTTCGGcttttttgcaaatttatttcaaaaattatataGAACAGACAAGGCGTATGGGCTTAGAATCCCCATGCCTTTCTTCATAAGGAATagttgtaccaaaaaaaaaaattgtctataGTCAGTTTTAAGCAAAACAACTTTTACGACATGGAACCAGATTCAACaacttttgaaattaaaaatcaatcacATCTTCCGTTCAATACGAACATAAGGTAAGTTTCATTGAATTAAGTTCAGGGTAAATTGTAGTTAGATAATACTTGTTTAGGATTTGATAAAGGCTCTTTAGGTTTGATGTACAAACTCGACAGTCACTTAGATTCtcctaataaaatttcattctctAACgatattgtattgttattttacgtttatgtgattaaatatatgtacattagTAGTATTACTACAGTGAACATAATCATACGATTTTTcaggaatttaaaattatacaacGATTTCACAGAAACCAATGGAACTGCAAGTGCAGAAAGTCAATTAGTAGAGAAACTACAACTGTATGGCTTGATACCAAGATCCCTATCATGTCCGACAAACAAGTCTGATTGCAAGCTTAGTGTAAAAACAGCTAGGGTCATTGATCGGTAAGTTTAACAATAAGTGGCCTAAAGTTATTTTTTGAACCAACAGTCTTTCGTTAGGTCCGCAACTAAGTTGTTGCAGCTTATCAATAGTTTAGCAATGAGTGCTGGTCAATTTTGGTagataaaaaacattttgaagCAAACAGAAGTAAACCACTTTGAGACGGATCAGGaggatccattaacggtgcttttaggtacctcaagcaccggtcaccgtcctcccggagtaaattaacctacagacacagcccactgagtttctcgccagatcttctcagtgggttgcattTCTGATCTGGTCATATATTTTGCGaagctcttactagggttcgtgttaacaacaacgtcaggtttgagccctgcgagctcacctactaggcgaatctagaataaccccttgattattagaataggtaaaaaaaagaattacgcaTCATTCACAGGAAGTGTAGCTTTTCTTCATTCATTTAATTGTAGGTATTGCTTTATGAGGATCAGTCGGCTTCAACATTAGGAGTTACTTGCCAAGCCATTTCTAACTTATTGCATGTATTAGAATGATTCAAAATCAAGAAACTTATGTTCTTTACCTGTCTTTGTGATTGAATCCGGTTATTGTAATCCATTATTGTAGTGATTACAATTAGAGATCAAGattaagattattaaaaaattagagaTTAAGATATTAAAATCTTATAATAGTTCTTTATCTATGTTATAACTGAAGACTATCAGTTGTGCCTACAACCTGtgacaaaaatttcaattaatgatGTTTTGCAGAGTTCAGTGGTCATGCAAAGGATGTGGAAAAAGGTCACCAATAAGGACAGGATCATTCTTCCATAGGTTACCATGTTCCATACTACAAACCCTCCAAATAATTCTGGCTTGGTCTGAGGATGCTGATTTACAAGTAGCTGCAGAACATTTTGGTAAGTGAGTTGCTTTCAgttagtattaataaaaaaaaacaaaaaactttttgacCAGTCATGGTTGAACCACTACTTAAAGATCAACTTAGTCATGTTTTTTAGATagacaatttattatttaattataattatataacttAGGTACCTATATAGAAAGATTAGTATATGGATACTAACAAAACTAAATACTGTATGGAGGGTAGCTATCAAGCTAAAGCTAATAATCAAGGTTATTTCGCAAGTCGttttggcttaaaggataagacgtccagtgcattcgtatctagcaatgcataggtgttcaaatcccgcaggcgggtaccaatttttctaatgaaatacgtacttaacaaatgtttatgattgacttccatggtgaaggaataacattgtgtaatacaaatcaaacacgcaaaattataatttgtttaattactggtagtaagacctcttgtgaatccgcacgggtaggtaccaccaccctgcctatttctgccgtgaaccagtattgcgtttcggtttgaagggtagcgcagccgttgtaactatactgagactttagaacttatatgtcaaggtggctggcgcatttacgttgtagatgtctatgagctacggtaaccacttaacaccaggtgggctgtgagctcgtccacccatctaagcaataaatcattaaaataaaataaatgatttataaaCTGTTTAAAGCAATTGGTGGTAAGGTGTCTTGTGAGCCCATACAGGTAGATACCacaactctgcctatttctgccgtgaagcagtaatgcatttagtGTTTGAACATGGCCAGCTGCTGTACTGTACACACAACAACAACAGACATGGGACttctgtctcaaggtgggtggtggcatttatgttgttaatgTCTGTGGTCTCTGGTATCCACTTCACAcccggtgggccgtgagcttttccgcccatgaaaataaaaaactaattctACCCTCCGAAGTCTTTGTCAAATAAAGTGGCACAGCACGAATACGTGTTtttcgataaaataaaatacaaattttaatacttttcatgtaataaatattacacttcccaaaattaacattttctaAATTGTTTTACATGCACTCGCCCTGATAATATGGTAAGTAATCTAAATGAAAATGAGAAGacttgttttaatgtatttataaatttttctatttatttacagttaatGATGGTATAGCTTAGTAATTCTTTCGAATCTTAGCTGAATGCTAAGTCTGCTCAGTATTACTACACAGATATTGAAACATTAGTGTTTTTTCTCAGTACCTACCATCTAAAGAAGCTGATAATTATTCATTGCAGGTGTAAAGCAGAAGGTGGCACGACAAATCTTTGATAAACTAGATGATCTGGTGATAAAGGAACATAAAAAATGTCTGCTAGGAGGCGAGAATAGAGTTATTTTGACTGAATTATATCCGGACTGTGTGAACAGACTCTCGCCGGATACAACAGATCAACCTCACTTGCACAGAATACTCATGTTAGCTGATActaaagtaagtttttttagAAGCTACATAATATGTTATAGATTATTCTAATGCACAGGTAATTTGCTAAAAAGCATTGATACCCTAGCATTGAAAAAACTCGGCCTATGCTCATCAATAACCGAagcaagtaaataaataagatgTTTTTTGTAAATCAATTTCTTGAAAATGTCTATTTGGTATtatatatatccattgtgctTGCAGCATGTGAGCAACCCGTCATAATAGCTGGTGGTCAACTGCCTCGTCCACCACCATAATACAGTctggatttttatttattataaataaacacgtACCTAACTTGTGTTAACAAAGGGCTTCAGTACagtaaaaattctttcattctTCATTTTGTGTAACAAAATTCACAGTCAGCAGGTGTAATATGCACATGCAGTGTGCATTGCACACATAGTTTCATTATCTTTTCTAATTCTGCCACTTGACAGTTGTGTCATTCTGATTTCAACGGTGATACAAgtgttaaatat comes from the Bombyx mori chromosome 10, ASM3026992v2 genome and includes:
- the LOC101746064 gene encoding uncharacterized protein LOC101746064 gives rise to the protein MEPDSTTFEIKNQSHLPFNTNIRNLKLYNDFTETNGTASAESQLVEKLQLYGLIPRSLSCPTNKSDCKLSVKTARVIDRVQWSCKGCGKRSPIRTGSFFHRLPCSILQTLQIILAWSEDADLQVAAEHFGVKQKVARQIFDKLDDLVIKEHKKCLLGGENRVILTELYPDCVNRLSPDTTDQPHLHRILMLADTKLIPTDYRLHVLRDDAKKGFNLDDQALTAEVRQIISETVESNSMVVNGSSLPNVEGASSMQQLLNYCDGDMKHFLTTKIWRQAVTLCAASRDFCAGSSNFGACAGAAQRYLHVALYRLRHRHALYDHVLNLVAKQFNRGDTQSE